The Hydrogenispora ethanolica genomic sequence TGTTCATGGTGAACAGGGCGCCCACTTTGGCGACATCCTGGTCGTTATTGTCTTTGCCGATTTCGCCGTAGATGTTCAGGTTCTTAAGCGGTTGAGCGGTAGCTTGCCATACCAAAGCGCCGTCTTGGTCCGAATCAAGCTTCTGATAGTTCACGCCAATGCTGGCAACGCCGAAGTTGTAATCGGCTTCAACTTGATAAGCGTTATCTTTGAATTCACTGTCGATACCGTTTTGACGGGGTTGGAAACCCAGGGCCAAGTTGATGTTTTTGCCGAGTTTCGGAGCTATTTTAACTGCTAACGGGGCGTTCATCTCTTCGGTGCTGTTGTCCATGATGGTCATGACGGACGGATTGAAAGCGAATTTACCAACGGTAACGTCGGCCAATTGGTTCTTATAGGTGAAGCTGGCTTCCTCTAAATTGATGCCATAGGTCGGATCGGTGAGTTCATTACCGATTTTGTCCATACCCTTTTTAAGCTGAGTGTGGTAGTCAAGATTCTGACCGAGTTGGCCGTCGAAATTGATGACTGCCTCGATACCGGCGTTATCTTTGTCGATACCGTAAACAACATTACCATTAACATTAGGAGCAGCGGAAACAGCTACAGCGGTAGAAAGTACTAAAGAGAGTGTTACGATTGATGTGACTAACTTTTTCAATTGATTGCCTCCTAAAGAATTATAATTTTGATTTTTGCTGAGACGGAAACTGGATTCATTGATAACTGGGATTCCTGGAAGCAAGGTTCAAAAGCTACTCCCACATCACTCCTTCTTCCGACAAACAGTGGGTTTGTTTATCGGGTTATGCGTTTTTCAAGGTTCTGATGTCATCTTACTACCCGGTGGCCCATTTGTGAATAGGCTAAATTCTTCCCGGTTTTCACATAATTATGTTGCATTTTATAGAATCGTTGCCACGAGTTTACAATACTCTGGGATAATTGAAACGATAAAGGTTAAAAGCTTCAAGCTGAACATTTTTTCATTTGGTTCCCTCTAGAAGCGTTGTGATTAACCCTATCCGAAGGCTAGGGGTGAACACAAAAGCTCAGAGAAGCAAGTGATAAAGTCGATTTTTAATCCATTGAAAGAGTGATTTCCGAATTGGAGGACTTTATCACCTGGCTTCTAGCCGGTCCCATCACAAAAAAACGCCCGAAGGCGCCATGTCATTGGAATAACTGAATAGAAACGATTCTATGCTCGGGGATGGCTATTCAAATAAACCGCCCGAATTTTTTCCCGGGTCAGGTGCGTATAGATTTGAGTGGTCGAAATATCGACATGTCCTAAAAGCTCCTGGACTACCCGAAGATCGGCACCATTCTCCAATAAATGCGTGGCAAAAGTATGCCGGATGGCGTGCGGACTTAATTTCCGATTGAGTGCGAGCTGCTGGAGGTACTTTGCGAAGATTCGCTGAATGCTTCGGCCGCTCAACCGGGTACCGCGATAATTGAGAAAGACGTTCGACGACGGTTTCCCGTTCACTTCGCTTGCCAAGTAGGGCCGTGACTCCTGCAAATAATGTTGCAATGCTCTTTGTGCAGCGCCACCCAACGGCACCAGCCGTTCCTTCGAACCTTTACCGAAGACCCGGATGTAACCTCGGGGAAAATCCAGATCTCCCAGCGTCAGCCCAACAACCTCCTGCAAACGTAGGCCGCTGGAATAAAAGAGCTCAAGCAACGCCCGGTCTCGAATACCCAGTTTTTCTGAGCAGTCAACCAATTCCAACAGATCGAGCATTTCTTGTTGATACAGAAATTGCGGCAACTTTTTTTCCCGCTTCGGAG encodes the following:
- a CDS encoding porin produces the protein MKKLVTSIVTLSLVLSTAVAVSAAPNVNGNVVYGIDKDNAGIEAVINFDGQLGQNLDYHTQLKKGMDKIGNELTDPTYGINLEEASFTYKNQLADVTVGKFAFNPSVMTIMDNSTEEMNAPLAVKIAPKLGKNINLALGFQPRQNGIDSEFKDNAYQVEADYNFGVASIGVNYQKLDSDQDGALVWQATAQPLKNLNIYGEIGKDNNDQDVAKVGALFTMNKFYARGEYDTEATDSQSKWATRIGYNFTNNLSTEVRSWAESEDEGVEQYNQVRVNYTF
- the xerC gene encoding tyrosine recombinase XerC, whose protein sequence is MERFIDEYLTQLRVGKNYSPKTIESYGLDLRQFFEFLQEKKIQDLEKVDHLLVREFLSQLKQADYAKTSTARKIACIRSFFKYLCRQGYLDRNPVLGVATPKREKKLPQFLYQQEMLDLLELVDCSEKLGIRDRALLELFYSSGLRLQEVVGLTLGDLDFPRGYIRVFGKGSKERLVPLGGAAQRALQHYLQESRPYLASEVNGKPSSNVFLNYRGTRLSGRSIQRIFAKYLQQLALNRKLSPHAIRHTFATHLLENGADLRVVQELLGHVDISTTQIYTHLTREKIRAVYLNSHPRA